In Synechococcus sp. A18-25c, a single window of DNA contains:
- a CDS encoding glucose-6-phosphate isomerase: MRFPDFSATDTQIQWQRFCDLLWYHDDLGLWLDISRMHLNSSDLEVLAPPLEKAFQAMQALEAGSIANADESRQVGHYWLRHPQLAPDPEVGKHIAAAIDDIEAFGQAIVSGAIKSPTGEPFTDVLWIGIGGSGLGPLLMIRALQENGSGLPFHFFDNVDPNGMSRVLAQLGDALRTTLVVTVSKSGGTPEPHLGMEQARHRLEAVGGTWAAQAVAITMADSKLDQKASEEHWLKRFDMFDWVGGRTSVTSAVGLLPGALIGSDIRSFLAGAAQMDEATREVDVRRNPAALMAAAWYTAGNGRGTRDMVVLPYRDRLEVFSRYLQQLVMESLGKRLDRDGTVVHQGIAVYGNKGSTDQHAYVQQLRDGVDNFFVTFIEVLRDSEDIPFINDELPGDFLDGFLQGTRSALTEGGRQSLSISMREFDARRLGALIALFERAVGLYGELVNINAYHQPGVEAGKKAAAAILTLQGKVEAVLSDGVPRSVVEIQQAIGEGSDESVFWILRHLTGNKRGYQAQGQWDSPASIRFSKG, from the coding sequence ATGCGTTTCCCGGATTTCAGCGCGACGGATACCCAGATTCAGTGGCAGCGCTTCTGTGATCTCCTCTGGTACCACGATGACCTTGGGCTGTGGCTGGACATCAGCCGCATGCATCTCAACAGCAGCGATCTCGAAGTCTTGGCACCGCCCTTGGAGAAGGCGTTTCAAGCCATGCAGGCCCTCGAAGCTGGGTCGATTGCCAATGCCGACGAGTCCAGGCAGGTCGGCCATTACTGGTTGAGACATCCTCAGTTGGCGCCGGATCCTGAGGTGGGGAAGCACATCGCTGCCGCCATCGATGACATTGAGGCGTTCGGCCAGGCGATCGTGTCCGGCGCGATCAAATCGCCCACGGGAGAGCCTTTCACAGATGTGCTTTGGATCGGGATCGGTGGCAGCGGTCTGGGTCCGTTGCTGATGATCCGAGCGCTTCAGGAGAACGGCTCAGGGCTGCCCTTCCACTTCTTCGACAACGTTGACCCCAATGGCATGAGCCGTGTGCTCGCTCAACTGGGTGATGCATTGCGCACCACTTTGGTGGTGACCGTGAGTAAGTCCGGGGGAACACCGGAACCGCATTTGGGGATGGAACAGGCCCGGCATCGGCTCGAAGCCGTCGGGGGCACTTGGGCCGCACAAGCCGTCGCCATCACGATGGCTGATAGCAAGCTCGATCAAAAGGCCAGTGAGGAACACTGGCTCAAGCGCTTCGACATGTTCGACTGGGTAGGGGGACGCACCAGTGTCACCAGCGCTGTTGGTCTTCTCCCTGGTGCCTTGATTGGATCCGACATCCGCAGCTTCCTTGCCGGAGCTGCACAGATGGACGAGGCCACCCGGGAGGTGGATGTCCGGCGTAATCCTGCGGCCCTGATGGCAGCGGCCTGGTACACCGCAGGGAATGGTCGTGGCACGCGCGACATGGTGGTGTTGCCCTACCGCGATCGTCTCGAGGTGTTCAGCCGGTATCTGCAGCAGCTGGTAATGGAATCGCTCGGCAAGCGTTTGGATCGAGATGGCACGGTCGTCCATCAAGGCATCGCTGTCTACGGGAACAAAGGATCTACTGATCAACATGCCTACGTTCAGCAACTGCGCGATGGCGTTGACAACTTTTTTGTCACCTTCATTGAGGTGCTTCGCGACAGCGAAGACATTCCGTTCATCAACGATGAGCTACCTGGTGATTTCCTTGACGGCTTTCTGCAGGGGACGCGTTCAGCTCTGACTGAAGGCGGGCGCCAGAGCCTCAGCATCAGCATGCGTGAGTTTGATGCCCGTCGTCTTGGTGCCTTGATCGCCCTCTTTGAACGCGCTGTTGGCCTCTATGGCGAGTTGGTGAACATCAACGCTTACCACCAGCCCGGCGTTGAGGCCGGAAAGAAGGCGGCCGCTGCGATTCTCACCCTGCAGGGCAAGGTCGAGGCGGTATTGAGTGATGGCGTTCCCAGATCCGTGGTGGAGATTCAACAGGCCATTGGCGAGGGCTCTGATGAATCGGTGTTCTGGATCCTGCGCCATCTCACGGGCAACAAGCGCGGTTACCAGGCACAAGGCCAATGGGACAGCCCCGCCTCCATCCGGTTCAGCAAGGGCTAA
- the leuS gene encoding leucine--tRNA ligase encodes MGGHQLCHDRRRCFPDVTAPQTSTTPETTSGQSERYEPAALEDRWQRNWGDQNLYATEDPKPGQKAFYALSMFPYPSGSLHMGHVRNYVITDVIARTQRMRGDAVLHPMGWDAFGLPAENAAIERKIDPGIWTDRNIEQMRDQLGRLGLSIDWTREQATCHEDYYRWTQWLFLQLHEADLAYQKEATVNWDPIDQTVLANEQVDSEGRSWRSGALVEQKNLRQWFLKITEYADALLDDLRLLDGWPERVRTMQANWIGRSEGAEVDFQVVGRENTSITVFTTRADTLFGVSYVVLAPEHPLVDVVTTSEHRDAVEAFRGLVNDLTADERTADDRPKRGVTTGAVAINPANGQEVPIWIADYVLGGYGTGAVMGVPAHDERDFRFARTYELPVQRVILVDGADEHLNDGEAWTGPGTLVNSGSFDGQTSDQARQSITDHGNSEGWARAKRQYRLRDWLISRQRYWGCPIPIIHCDQCGAVPVPSDQLPVALPKNIDLQGKGGSPLATLEDWVQVPCPSCGKPARRETDTMDTFMCSSWYFLRFTDPHNRDLPFASEAVKRWLPVQQYVGGIEHAILHLLYSRFFTKALKDRGLLEAREPFERLLTQGMVQGVTYRNPRTGRYVAPALVADAAQPTDPDDGGELEVLFEKMSKSKHNGVDPAAVIDRYGADTARMFILFKAPPEKDLEWDDADVEGQFRFLQRLWRLVANMTDASRAPLLAGDPPALPETLSDSDAEIRRAVHLAIEAVSEDLIGDFQFNTAISELMKLSNSLSGAVLNASRPIQVEAFSALVRLLAPFAPHLAEEFWSRLGGEGSVHCQPWPSHDPAALVQDSVELVIQVKGKVRGSIRVPAECDKAELERLALASDVAERWLEGKPPRRVIVVPGKLVNLVPS; translated from the coding sequence ATGGGTGGCCACCAGCTGTGTCACGATCGCCGCAGGTGTTTTCCAGACGTGACGGCCCCTCAGACTTCCACCACTCCCGAGACCACTTCGGGGCAGTCCGAGCGCTACGAGCCTGCGGCGCTAGAGGATCGCTGGCAACGGAATTGGGGTGATCAGAACCTCTACGCAACAGAGGACCCCAAGCCAGGTCAGAAGGCGTTTTATGCCCTCTCGATGTTTCCCTATCCATCGGGAAGCTTGCACATGGGGCATGTGCGCAACTATGTGATCACCGATGTGATCGCACGCACTCAACGCATGCGCGGTGACGCCGTGCTTCATCCGATGGGATGGGATGCGTTCGGACTTCCGGCTGAAAACGCGGCGATCGAACGCAAGATTGATCCAGGAATTTGGACGGATCGCAACATCGAGCAGATGCGCGATCAACTGGGTCGATTGGGGCTATCGATCGACTGGACGCGTGAGCAGGCCACCTGCCATGAGGACTACTACCGCTGGACGCAGTGGCTATTTCTGCAGCTGCACGAGGCTGATCTTGCTTATCAGAAAGAAGCCACGGTCAACTGGGACCCTATTGACCAGACCGTGCTGGCCAACGAGCAGGTGGATTCCGAAGGCCGCTCCTGGAGGTCAGGGGCCCTGGTGGAACAAAAAAATCTGCGCCAGTGGTTCCTCAAGATCACCGAGTATGCCGATGCTCTGCTCGATGATCTGAGGCTTCTCGATGGCTGGCCGGAACGGGTTCGCACGATGCAGGCGAACTGGATCGGCCGTTCGGAAGGTGCGGAAGTCGATTTTCAGGTGGTGGGTCGTGAAAACACCAGCATCACCGTGTTCACAACCCGGGCTGACACGCTCTTTGGCGTCAGTTATGTGGTGCTAGCACCAGAGCATCCCCTGGTGGATGTGGTCACCACCTCCGAGCATCGTGATGCTGTGGAGGCGTTCCGGGGCCTCGTGAATGACCTCACCGCTGATGAACGGACGGCTGATGATCGTCCCAAGCGCGGGGTGACGACCGGAGCCGTTGCGATCAATCCGGCCAATGGGCAAGAGGTGCCGATTTGGATCGCTGATTATGTTCTCGGCGGGTATGGCACAGGAGCCGTGATGGGGGTGCCGGCCCATGACGAGCGTGACTTCCGCTTCGCCCGCACTTATGAACTGCCGGTTCAACGGGTGATCCTGGTGGATGGTGCCGATGAGCACCTCAACGATGGTGAGGCCTGGACCGGTCCAGGCACTTTGGTGAACAGCGGCAGCTTCGACGGTCAGACCAGCGATCAGGCCCGGCAGTCGATTACTGACCACGGCAACAGCGAAGGCTGGGCACGCGCAAAGCGCCAGTACCGTCTGCGCGATTGGTTGATCTCCCGTCAGCGCTACTGGGGATGCCCCATCCCGATCATTCACTGCGATCAATGCGGTGCCGTCCCAGTGCCATCCGACCAGCTGCCGGTCGCCTTGCCGAAGAACATTGACCTTCAAGGCAAGGGTGGATCACCACTGGCCACACTGGAAGACTGGGTGCAGGTGCCGTGTCCCAGCTGCGGCAAACCAGCACGGCGTGAGACCGACACCATGGACACTTTTATGTGTTCGTCTTGGTATTTCCTGCGCTTCACGGATCCCCACAATCGGGATCTGCCCTTCGCTTCAGAGGCCGTGAAGCGTTGGTTGCCCGTTCAGCAGTACGTGGGCGGCATCGAACACGCCATCCTGCACCTGCTCTACTCCCGCTTCTTCACGAAGGCCTTGAAGGACCGCGGTCTGTTGGAGGCCCGTGAACCGTTTGAACGGCTGCTCACCCAAGGCATGGTGCAAGGGGTGACCTACCGCAACCCGAGAACTGGCCGCTACGTGGCTCCAGCCTTGGTGGCTGACGCTGCTCAACCGACGGACCCTGACGATGGCGGGGAGCTCGAAGTGCTCTTCGAAAAAATGTCGAAGTCGAAGCACAACGGCGTGGATCCTGCAGCCGTGATTGATCGCTACGGCGCTGACACAGCACGCATGTTCATCCTCTTTAAAGCACCTCCGGAAAAGGATCTGGAATGGGATGATGCCGATGTCGAAGGGCAGTTCCGTTTTCTCCAGCGCTTGTGGCGACTGGTTGCCAACATGACGGATGCCTCCCGGGCCCCTCTTCTGGCTGGAGATCCACCAGCACTGCCGGAGACGCTGTCCGATTCCGATGCGGAAATCAGACGTGCGGTGCACCTGGCGATCGAAGCGGTCAGTGAAGATTTAATCGGTGATTTTCAGTTCAACACCGCAATTTCCGAACTAATGAAGCTCTCGAATAGTCTTTCGGGGGCTGTGCTGAACGCATCACGACCCATTCAAGTTGAAGCGTTTTCAGCGCTCGTGCGCTTGCTGGCACCCTTTGCTCCGCATCTGGCTGAAGAGTTCTGGTCGCGCCTTGGCGGTGAGGGAAGTGTTCATTGCCAACCCTGGCCGTCCCATGACCCAGCAGCCTTGGTGCAGGACAGCGTTGAACTGGTCATTCAGGTGAAAGGGAAGGTGCGCGGGAGCATTCGCGTTCCGGCCGAATGCGACAAAGCGGAACTGGAGCGTCTAGCCCTTGCCAGTGACGTCGCCGAACGTTGGTTGGAAGGAAAACCTCCCAGACGCGTGATCGTTGTGCCTGGAAAGTTGGTGAATCTGGTGCCCTCCTGA